One part of the Augochlora pura isolate Apur16 chromosome 3, APUR_v2.2.1, whole genome shotgun sequence genome encodes these proteins:
- the Osi20 gene encoding DUF1676 domain-containing protein Osi20, with protein MRTFLPVAIILIAGGSLASQDFLSKSLNECIAADSWTSCLKHEVLGYLDEKLGTNTEARSLDTIDEAIVARTFKYLKSFEYGVDIPFVDASLKYRPSRSLADLDVEFKGNEVATSQARGILKKKLLLPILLLLKLKMKALMPILVAIVGIKAMKALVLSKLAILLVVGFIAVQVFKKGGMMMPMGMSMDPAPQYGAPVLGTTTTSYDVPASSWDGNGPYSRVWTPTNGADAQNLAYSYYSPGSSSGSYSSSASSSSSSSGNSASSSNY; from the exons ATGAGGACGTTCCTACCGGTAGCAATCATCCTGATCGCAGGAGGTTCCCTGGCCAGCCAGGACTTCCTCTCCAAGTCCCTGAACGAGTGCATCGCCGCAGACTCGTGGACCTCTTGCCTGAAACACGAAGTGCTTGGATACCTCGACGAGAAACTTGGAACTAACACCGAGGCCAGGTCTTTGGATACCATCGACGAAGCCATCGTCGCGAGGACCTTCAAGTACCTCAAGAGCTTCGAATATGGCGTCGATATACCCTTCGTCGACGCTAGCCTCAAGTACAGGCCTAGCAGGAGCTTGGCCGATCTCGACGTCGAGTTCAAAGGAAACGAAGTTGCCACTAGTCAGGCAAGAGGTATCCTCAAGAAGAAGCTGCTGTTGCCTATCCTCCTGCTGCTCAAGCTCAAGATGAAGGCACTGATGCCGATTCTCGTCGCCATCGTCGGCATCAAGGCCATGAAGGCTCTCGTGCTGTCCAAGCTCGCGATTCTTCTCGTGGTCGGGTTCATCGCCGTGCAGGTCTTCAAGAAGGGTGGAATGATGATGCCGATGG GAATGTCAATGGACCCAGCCCCGCAATACGGAGCTCCAGTATTGggtacgacgacgacgtcctACGACGTGCCAGCCTCCTCGTGGGACGGAAACGGGCCATACTCCCGCGTGTGGACGCCGACGAACGGCGCTGACGCCCAGAACCTCGCGTACTCTTACTACTCGCCCGGCAGCAGCTCCGGCTCGTACAGCTCTTCGGCCtcgtcgtcctcctcgtcgtccgGCAACTCGGCCAGCTCCTCGAACTACTAA